One genomic window of Corynebacterium sp. sy039 includes the following:
- a CDS encoding DoxX family protein, whose product MIRKLARPMLASVYVAEGADTVLNSKEHLEETQALVKQARTVLPRKYTQYLPEDPELITKALGATKVGAGSLLAIGKAPRLSAATLALLSVPTLFTRHSFWTAQNKEQKQAQRQGFITNVALLGGLAITSVDTAGKPGLKWRANKAVSRANKQVKQALPGKSETEKFSEAASENAAAFASTAKGWFGEATEKVSEYADRVQDYVDENKADWLETAQDATQSARASLVQVADSAQDFFKDNSGDWLTAAQKNAKVAKKRLVKSAVKAQERADKALAKAEKRSGRSSKNAHKHAEKLRKEATKAIEKAQKKIKNFS is encoded by the coding sequence ATGATCCGCAAACTAGCACGTCCTATGCTTGCTTCTGTATATGTTGCAGAGGGAGCAGATACTGTTCTTAATTCTAAAGAGCATCTCGAAGAAACACAGGCTCTTGTTAAGCAAGCGCGCACTGTACTGCCGCGTAAATATACTCAATATCTTCCTGAAGATCCTGAGCTTATTACCAAAGCACTTGGCGCTACTAAGGTTGGTGCAGGTTCTCTTCTTGCTATTGGTAAGGCACCACGCTTATCTGCCGCAACGCTAGCCCTTTTGAGCGTCCCTACCCTTTTCACTCGTCATTCCTTCTGGACTGCACAAAATAAAGAGCAGAAACAAGCCCAGCGTCAAGGTTTCATCACTAATGTTGCCCTTCTTGGTGGTCTCGCTATTACCTCTGTGGATACCGCTGGTAAGCCTGGTCTAAAGTGGCGCGCAAATAAGGCCGTTTCTCGAGCTAATAAGCAGGTAAAGCAGGCCCTTCCAGGAAAATCTGAAACAGAAAAATTCAGCGAGGCTGCTTCAGAAAATGCCGCTGCCTTTGCGTCAACTGCAAAAGGATGGTTTGGCGAGGCAACTGAAAAAGTATCGGAATATGCTGATCGTGTTCAGGACTATGTTGACGAGAATAAGGCAGACTGGCTAGAAACAGCCCAAGACGCTACCCAATCTGCGCGTGCTTCGCTTGTCCAGGTGGCTGATTCTGCCCAAGATTTCTTCAAGGATAACAGTGGAGATTGGCTAACTGCTGCGCAGAAAAACGCAAAGGTAGCTAAAAAGCGCCTCGTAAAATCTGCGGTAAAAGCGCAAGAACGCGCGGATAAAGCTCTGGCCAAAGCAGAAAAGCGCTCTGGGCGTTCATCAAAGAATGCGCACAAGCATGCTGAAAAACTTCGTAAAGAAGCTACAAAAGCTATCGAAAAAGCACAAAAGAAAATCAAAAACTTTTCTTAA
- a CDS encoding MBL fold metallo-hydrolase, producing MNNKIAHPLSLAHISVSEMDNNCYLLHANNEGLLIDAADNAQEILELAHNAGVTITKVLTTHRHWDHSRALADVIKATGATHYAPHLDAPALPVPADVELHYGDTIEFAGHDLPIVILRGHTPGGAALIAPIAGTTSIFSGDSLFPGGLGKTSSESDFERLFHDVTKYIFDVYPDDSIVYPGHGKSTTLGEQRPQLDSWWERRW from the coding sequence ATGAATAATAAAATCGCTCATCCGTTATCACTTGCACATATAAGTGTTTCGGAGATGGATAATAACTGCTATTTACTCCACGCTAATAATGAAGGATTACTCATTGACGCAGCAGATAACGCACAAGAAATCCTAGAATTAGCTCATAACGCAGGTGTCACTATTACAAAAGTCTTAACCACTCATCGACATTGGGATCATAGCAGGGCACTAGCTGATGTCATCAAAGCAACTGGCGCAACCCACTACGCACCGCATCTTGATGCCCCTGCGCTACCGGTTCCCGCTGATGTCGAGCTGCATTATGGCGATACTATTGAGTTTGCTGGACATGACCTCCCCATTGTGATTCTTCGTGGACATACCCCAGGCGGTGCGGCACTCATTGCTCCCATTGCGGGAACAACAAGTATTTTTTCTGGAGACAGTCTCTTTCCAGGAGGTTTAGGAAAAACATCAAGTGAAAGCGATTTTGAGCGCTTATTTCATGATGTCACCAAATATATCTTCGATGTTTATCCAGATGATTCAATTGTTTATCCTGGTCATGGCAAAAGCACCACCCTGGGAGAACAGCGACCACAGCTTGATTCTTGGTGGGAACGTCGCTGGTAA